The DNA segment GAAGAATGTAAAATAGATAAAGATAAAATTACAAATATTTATTGTACCAAAGTAGATAAGCTCAAAAAATCACGCATGGGAGTAAGAAGGACGGAACAAGGCTTGAAAATCGATTTCGATTTTAATTCAAGAATTGTCGGAGCAAAATTATTTGCAAATTATCTTATAAGAGAGAATTACAACGTTTTTCGGTAGCGTGTCCAAGTGTCCTAGTGTCCTAGTGTCCTAGTGTCTCGCAAAAACTAACTTTGCAGATAATTTTCCAATATAACGAATCTCTGATTTGATTTTGACTTAATTCTAAACTCAAATCTGGGGTTTTTGATCGCAAGATCACATTCCAAAAGCTGAATTTAGCAATATTTGAAACAATTTTTGGAAATAAAAAAGAATCAGGGTATAGGTTGCCTAACTCGCTTGCGGAGCAAGTTTTCAAAACTCTCACAAAAGAACGTTAGGCTACTCTTTCGTAAGAATATGTATGATAGAGACCACCAAGAACGGGAGTGGAAATGAGTTTTCCTTTTCCGTCTTTAGGCGGTTTTAGAATCGGAGAATCTTTGTTCAAAGCAAGATGAGTTCGATGATGATTGTAAAAATGAATAAACTCTTCTAACCTTTTTTCTAAATGATATTGATTGATCGGAATGAAATAATCCAAGAATTCATTTCTACAAGTTTTAACCCAACGTTCCGCATAGCAGTTTTGCCAGGGAGAATAACGGGTTGTCTTTTTGTGTTTAATTCCGAATCTTTCTAAGTATTTACTAAATCGTTTTCCGAATAAGGGATCGTTATCAGACAAGAAATATCGAATCTTCTTCCCTGACTTTGTTTGTTTTCGAATCGCACACTTCAAAACTCGTTTCATCCAATTCGTAGTCGGGTTTGTATGAATATCAAAATGAAGGATTTGTCTTGTTCCAACTTCTAAAAAGAAAACTACACGAAAGATTTCTTTAAAATTTGCAGAGTAAGAAGTAAAGGTATCAGAAACGATCATCGTGTCAGAATGAAGGGAATAGAACTGTTTCCAAGAAAGTCGCCTTTTAGGATCCGGAGGACGTTTGGGAATGTATTTAGAAACAGTTCTTTCTGAAAATGCATGTCCTAACTTTAAAAGCAAACCGTGCAGTTTTGTCGCGCCCCAGATTTTGTTTTCCTTAGCGACTCTACGAATGAGTTTGATGATGTCCCAAGGGACATTGGGTCTTCCCGGTTTTTTACTTCTTGAAATCATTGTCCAAAAGATTTTGAGTTTGTTCTTTTTCCATTCTAAGAAAGTTGCGGGACTAACAAGAATTAGATCTTTTTTCCAATGTGGATGTTCCCAAGAAAGAAAGATGAGCTTCAGTCTTTCGAATGGTTTTGTTTGAATCTTTTTGTTCTTTCGTTTGAACGCTACAAGTTGTGATTTTAGAAAGAGAACTTGCATAGCGTTTTGTGTTTGATTTTGAAAACCGGAAATGAACCGAAAGAGCAAAATACAGTTAAGAAGCAGGGAAAGCTCGAGTTCAAGCATTGATATTATTTGTATCGGATGAGAGTTAGAGGTGAAATAAAAAATCTCAGAAACCCTCTTTTCATTGACAAAACAGGCTTTTGAATCAACTCTTCAATACATTGAAGAGTTGATATTTCATCTT comes from the Leptospira stimsonii genome and includes:
- a CDS encoding integrase core domain-containing protein, whose protein sequence is MLELELSLLLNCILLFRFISGFQNQTQNAMQVLFLKSQLVAFKRKNKKIQTKPFERLKLIFLSWEHPHWKKDLILVSPATFLEWKKNKLKIFWTMISRSKKPGRPNVPWDIIKLIRRVAKENKIWGATKLHGLLLKLGHAFSERTVSKYIPKRPPDPKRRLSWKQFYSLHSDTMIVSDTFTSYSANFKEIFRVVFFLEVGTRQILHFDIHTNPTTNWMKRVLKCAIRKQTKSGKKIRYFLSDNDPLFGKRFSKYLERFGIKHKKTTRYSPWQNCYAERWVKTCRNEFLDYFIPINQYHLEKRLEEFIHFYNHHRTHLALNKDSPILKPPKDGKGKLISTPVLGGLYHTYSYERVA